Within the Leptolyngbyaceae cyanobacterium genome, the region GACCCGAACATCACCTATGATTCGTGAAAAGGAATGCACAAATGCTGTTGGATCGATTTTCGGTACGGCCAAACTACTCGACCAAGGGGTCGGAGGGGCAGCAGCGCTGCGGACTACCATAAAGCCAATTCCTCTTAACTGAACGAAACGTCAGTTTTTTTGTTAGTTGTCTGTAATTTGCTTAGTTATCATCCCTCAAAAGTCATATGTGAATGACTGATGATTAATGACTAATGACCAATGACCTATTAGCGGTCTTGGTCTTTTTTGCTGTAAAGCTGGCGATTGTCAATACTTACGGTGTCAATAATTGCCACTACTAAAGCATCGAGCGGTCTTATTTCATTGCCGGGAATTTGACGGGCGGCACTTCCACGGGTAACGAGTACCCACTCGTCTACTCCAGCACCCACGTTATCTGCTGCCACTTCATATTTGGGCAGCAGGTTTCCTTCCTCATTTATATATTGTACTAGGAGTAGTTTGGCTCCTCTGAGACTGGGTTCTTTGTGGGTACTGACGACAGTGCCGCGAACTTTGGCAATTTGCATTATTAAGGTCTGTTATATGGACGAATACCGCTTACGCTATCGCGAAATTGTTGCACTTCTTCGGTGTAGCGAATGGGCAGCACGTATTCCAAGTTTTCGTGAGGACGAGCAATGATGTGAGTGGAGAGGACTTGACCGCCGTTGACTCGCTTAACGGAATCAATTCCTGCCGCTACGGAAGCTTGTACTTCGGAAACATCTCCCCGAACGATTACGGTGACGCGACCGCTACCGATTTTTTCATATCCGACTAGGGTAACGCGAGCAGCTTTTACCATCGCATCTGCTGCTTCTACGACTGCGGGAAAAC harbors:
- a CDS encoding EutN/CcmL family microcompartment protein translates to MQIAKVRGTVVSTHKEPSLRGAKLLLVQYINEEGNLLPKYEVAADNVGAGVDEWVLVTRGSAARQIPGNEIRPLDALVVAIIDTVSIDNRQLYSKKDQDR
- a CDS encoding carbon dioxide-concentrating mechanism protein CcmK, which translates into the protein MAIAVGMIETLGFPAVVEAADAMVKAARVTLVGYEKIGSGRVTVIVRGDVSEVQASVAAGIDSVKRVNGGQVLSTHIIARPHENLEYVLPIRYTEEVQQFRDSVSGIRPYNRP